One segment of Oscillospiraceae bacterium MB08-C2-2 DNA contains the following:
- a CDS encoding helix-turn-helix domain-containing protein translates to MSSIKKELFGLCPYLTSQKVLTGKWSLYILYILSKGPIRFNELQRQMPVEMTHTTLSRQLKALESDSLIIRREYSQIPPKVEYLLSDVGEKFQVVLDALGQWGSEYISHLSACKEQAAEEQQG, encoded by the coding sequence ATGTCATCGATAAAAAAAGAATTGTTTGGATTATGCCCTTACCTAACCTCGCAAAAGGTACTGACTGGAAAGTGGTCTTTGTATATCCTATATATCCTCTCAAAGGGACCTATCCGCTTCAACGAGCTGCAGCGGCAGATGCCCGTGGAAATGACCCACACAACCCTTTCCCGGCAATTAAAGGCTCTGGAATCGGACAGCCTGATCATACGCCGGGAATATTCCCAGATTCCCCCCAAGGTGGAGTATCTTTTGAGCGATGTGGGCGAAAAGTTCCAAGTTGTATTGGATGCACTGGGCCAGTGGGGAAGCGAGTATATTTCACATCTGAGCGCCTGCAAGGAGCAAGCGGCCGAGGAACAGCAAGGTTGA
- a CDS encoding coenzyme F420-0:L-glutamate ligase gives MEKANEGKGLLIEVDGRQYARIPLKTHIITDRDTLTQVASQYIAPVAKPGDIAFISEKAVACTQKRAIPMKDIKPSWLARTLCRFVYKNPYGIGLSIPETMEMALRECGVIRILFAAFISVIGKLIGKRGWFYQIAGDKARSIDGPCDCTIPPYNDYVVLGPTNPDEAAKEASKGCGCPVAVVDINDLGGNILGISHSDMDKSWLVRILKDNPLGQSDEQTPIGIIRLWEEPKEEVPAEESAVEE, from the coding sequence ATGGAAAAAGCCAACGAGGGAAAAGGGCTGCTGATCGAAGTAGACGGCCGGCAATATGCCCGTATTCCTTTAAAAACACACATTATCACGGATCGGGATACCTTGACCCAAGTGGCCTCCCAATACATTGCTCCAGTAGCAAAGCCCGGTGATATTGCCTTTATCTCAGAAAAGGCAGTCGCCTGCACCCAAAAGCGGGCCATTCCCATGAAGGACATTAAACCCAGCTGGCTGGCACGCACTCTCTGTCGCTTTGTCTATAAAAACCCTTACGGAATTGGCCTGAGTATTCCCGAGACCATGGAAATGGCTCTGCGTGAATGCGGTGTAATCCGAATCCTCTTTGCGGCCTTCATTTCAGTTATCGGAAAGCTGATTGGCAAGCGGGGCTGGTTTTATCAAATTGCCGGTGACAAGGCACGTTCCATCGATGGCCCCTGCGACTGCACAATCCCCCCTTATAACGATTATGTCGTCCTTGGCCCTACTAACCCCGATGAGGCTGCTAAAGAGGCTTCTAAAGGCTGTGGGTGCCCTGTAGCTGTTGTTGATATCAATGATTTGGGTGGTAACATTCTGGGCATCTCTCATTCGGATATGGATAAGAGCTGGCTGGTTCGTATTTTGAAGGATAACCCTTTGGGACAGTCGGACGAGCAGACACCTATCGGTATTATCCGCTTGTGGGAAGAACCCAAAGAGGAAGTGCCAGCCGAAGAATCCGCTGTGGAAGAATAG
- a CDS encoding SPFH domain-containing protein, with product MELIGFIIAAAVVVIALLGYVKAPPDTAFIISGLRKHSKIIVGRSSIRIPFLERLDKIPLNLMQVDIKTNSAVPTAEYINIFVDGVANIKVSSDLESIRLASQNFLGRKKEDIANVAQQVLEGNMREIVGQMKLSELVQNRDKFATMVQENAMGDMRKMGLEIVNLTIQNFVDQNKVIEDLGMDNVVQIKKDAAVARARGERDIAIATSNAKEEANLARTEAEAKIAKQNNDLLIKQAALKLEADTRQAEADAAYDIQKQEQRKIIEVASANADIARKEREVLLQERQVEFNERELDAEVRKRADAERYALEQKAQADLYIRQKDAEAKNYEVLQEAEAQKAQASADRFAKEQEAVGIQAVGLAEAEAIRQKAEAMRLMGEASMMEMYLQALPEVVKNAAMPLAQTEKIVMYGDGNSTRMIRDVMNSSNQIIDGLTDATGMDIKEVLSKFLNKNLQGKSPLNFEETKEETL from the coding sequence ATGGAGCTTATTGGGTTCATCATAGCGGCGGCTGTGGTTGTTATCGCACTGCTGGGATATGTAAAAGCGCCGCCAGATACCGCTTTTATCATTTCTGGTCTGCGTAAGCATTCTAAAATTATTGTGGGACGTTCAAGCATTCGAATTCCTTTTTTGGAGCGTTTGGATAAGATTCCCCTCAACCTGATGCAGGTGGATATTAAAACCAATTCCGCTGTGCCCACCGCAGAATACATAAACATTTTTGTGGATGGTGTTGCCAATATCAAGGTTTCCTCTGATTTGGAATCCATCCGTCTGGCCAGCCAGAACTTCCTTGGCCGCAAAAAAGAGGATATTGCCAACGTGGCCCAGCAGGTTCTGGAAGGCAATATGCGTGAGATCGTGGGCCAGATGAAGCTTTCCGAGCTGGTGCAGAACCGGGATAAGTTCGCCACTATGGTGCAGGAAAATGCCATGGGCGATATGCGGAAAATGGGCCTTGAAATCGTGAACCTGACTATCCAGAACTTTGTTGACCAGAACAAGGTCATTGAAGATTTGGGTATGGATAACGTGGTGCAGATCAAAAAGGATGCGGCCGTTGCCCGGGCCAGAGGTGAGCGGGATATCGCCATTGCCACCTCCAATGCCAAGGAGGAGGCCAACTTGGCCCGCACCGAGGCTGAGGCTAAAATTGCTAAGCAGAACAACGATCTGCTCATCAAGCAGGCGGCTCTCAAGCTGGAAGCGGATACCCGCCAGGCTGAGGCCGATGCGGCTTATGATATCCAAAAGCAGGAGCAGCGTAAAATTATAGAGGTTGCCTCTGCCAATGCAGACATTGCCCGTAAGGAACGAGAGGTTCTCTTGCAGGAGCGGCAGGTTGAGTTCAACGAACGTGAGCTGGATGCAGAGGTTCGCAAGCGTGCAGATGCCGAGCGTTATGCTTTGGAGCAAAAGGCACAGGCTGATCTCTATATTCGCCAGAAGGATGCAGAAGCTAAAAACTACGAGGTTTTGCAGGAGGCTGAGGCTCAAAAAGCACAGGCCTCTGCCGACCGCTTTGCTAAAGAGCAGGAGGCCGTGGGTATTCAGGCGGTAGGTCTTGCCGAGGCCGAGGCAATTCGCCAGAAGGCGGAGGCGATGCGGCTTATGGGCGAAGCTTCTATGATGGAAATGTATTTGCAGGCTCTGCCTGAGGTGGTTAAAAACGCCGCCATGCCTCTTGCTCAGACCGAGAAGATTGTGATGTACGGGGATGGCAATTCCACTCGAATGATCCGGGATGTGATGAATTCCTCCAATCAGATTATCGATGGGCTGACCGATGCCACCGGCATGGACATCAAAGAGGTGCTTTCCAAGTTCCTGAACAAGAATTTACAGGGAAAATCCCCCCTGAACTTTGAAGAGACCAAAGAAGAAACCCTATAA
- a CDS encoding pyridoxamine 5'-phosphate oxidase family protein has translation MEETLEFLKKCGTFYLATNEGNQPRVRPFGAVCAFEGKLYIVTNNQKKVFAQMQKNPKVEISGMAGGQWIRLEAEAIHDSRREVRAAMLADNEETLSRMYSADDQLMEVLYLQNATATICTFAGEPEEYRF, from the coding sequence TTGGAAGAAACACTGGAGTTTTTGAAAAAATGCGGCACATTTTATTTGGCAACAAACGAGGGTAATCAGCCCCGTGTCCGTCCCTTTGGGGCTGTATGTGCCTTTGAAGGCAAGCTTTATATTGTAACCAATAATCAGAAAAAGGTTTTTGCCCAAATGCAGAAGAACCCAAAAGTGGAGATCAGCGGTATGGCCGGAGGCCAGTGGATACGCCTTGAGGCAGAGGCCATTCACGATTCCCGCCGGGAGGTGCGTGCAGCTATGCTGGCGGATAATGAAGAAACACTCAGCCGTATGTACAGCGCCGACGATCAGCTGATGGAAGTTCTCTATTTGCAAAACGCCACTGCGACCATCTGCACTTTTGCAGGTGAGCCCGAAGAATACCGTTTTTAG
- a CDS encoding FGGY-family carbohydrate kinase, whose translation MSKYLLVYDIVTSVNKTSLFTTEGELIRCVEYPLTVNFLQDGWAEQSAESWWESTCSNTRAVLEGLDPSHVCAVSFTAQTMVCLCVDREGNPLRPAITWSDRRSGEIEDSLAGRYDALAIRNITGGRNKPENSLRKLAWIREKEPEIYAKTYKMLQCKDYLMLKMTGRFVTDYSDASCTGGFDIGKFDWSRELVEALGLDRAKLPEVFPSTHVVGGITPQAATETGLLAGTPVVLGGQDFACAAVGAGCVEEGQAYLSAGSSSWISMASGSPLKAEGFDNLAHAVPGLLCPLASVQELGTVFKWLKNRIFQYDPAFTGDTNVYTYKNIYPYTGMEELVRASEPGAGGMLYLPYLLGNTAGMADSFARGAYVGLRVEHTREDMLRAALEGITFHLNGLLEKVRQDTAIHAMRVVGNACTEAQWLQIMAGVFGMPLEHFSRPGTADSFGAAILAGVGIGLYSDFKQAHRFARWQTVSPDPALVRAYEKLFPLFRQSYQGLRGVFEQLSSFEA comes from the coding sequence ATGAGCAAATATCTGCTGGTTTACGACATTGTAACCTCTGTAAACAAAACTTCTCTTTTTACAACCGAAGGGGAGCTGATCCGGTGTGTCGAGTACCCGCTGACTGTGAACTTTCTACAGGATGGGTGGGCTGAACAATCGGCCGAGAGTTGGTGGGAATCCACCTGCTCCAACACCCGGGCTGTTTTGGAGGGCCTTGACCCTTCCCATGTGTGTGCAGTCAGCTTTACCGCTCAAACAATGGTGTGCCTGTGCGTTGACCGGGAAGGAAACCCTTTGCGCCCGGCCATCACTTGGTCAGATCGGCGCTCCGGCGAGATAGAGGATTCTCTGGCCGGGCGGTACGATGCGCTGGCCATACGAAACATCACCGGTGGGCGCAATAAGCCGGAAAACAGCCTGCGTAAGCTGGCGTGGATACGGGAGAAGGAGCCGGAGATTTATGCAAAGACCTACAAAATGCTCCAATGCAAGGATTATCTGATGCTGAAAATGACCGGCCGGTTTGTCACCGATTATTCCGATGCCAGCTGTACAGGCGGCTTTGATATTGGGAAGTTCGATTGGTCTCGGGAGCTGGTAGAGGCGTTGGGGCTGGATAGGGCCAAGCTTCCCGAGGTGTTTCCCTCCACTCATGTGGTGGGGGGAATTACCCCACAGGCCGCCACTGAAACCGGCTTATTGGCTGGTACACCGGTGGTGCTGGGCGGGCAGGATTTTGCCTGTGCCGCTGTGGGGGCGGGCTGCGTGGAGGAGGGGCAAGCTTATCTTTCCGCCGGCTCCTCCTCATGGATCAGTATGGCCAGCGGATCGCCTTTAAAGGCCGAAGGCTTTGATAATCTTGCTCATGCGGTTCCCGGTCTGCTGTGCCCGTTGGCTTCGGTGCAGGAGCTGGGCACAGTCTTTAAATGGCTGAAAAACCGTATCTTCCAGTATGACCCTGCTTTCACAGGGGATACCAATGTATATACCTACAAGAACATTTATCCCTACACGGGCATGGAAGAGCTGGTGAGGGCCTCTGAGCCCGGTGCAGGGGGGATGCTGTATCTACCCTACCTGTTGGGAAATACGGCAGGAATGGCCGATTCCTTTGCCCGTGGAGCCTATGTGGGGCTGCGGGTAGAGCATACCCGGGAGGATATGCTGCGGGCGGCATTGGAAGGCATTACCTTCCACCTGAACGGACTGCTGGAAAAAGTACGGCAGGATACGGCTATCCACGCCATGCGGGTGGTGGGCAATGCCTGCACAGAAGCGCAGTGGCTGCAAATTATGGCGGGGGTATTTGGAATGCCGCTGGAACATTTCAGCCGCCCCGGCACGGCAGATTCCTTTGGAGCGGCTATTTTGGCCGGGGTGGGCATTGGCTTGTATAGTGATTTCAAGCAGGCACATCGCTTTGCCCGCTGGCAGACTGTTTCTCCCGATCCGGCATTGGTGAGGGCCTATGAAAAGCTGTTTCCGCTCTTTCGCCAAAGCTATCAAGGGCTGCGCGGCGTTTTCGAGCAGCTTTCCTCTTTTGAGGCTTAG